GCCGGGCCGGCGGACTGGCTGATGCCGGTGACGGGGGTCGCGGTCGGCGGGGCGTCGCCCTCGTCGTCCGGGTCGGTCGGCCGGGCCAGCACCCAGGTGTCCTTGGACCCGCCGCCGCGGCTGGAGTTGACGATCAGCTCGCCCTCGGGGAGCGCGACACGGGTCAGGCCACCGGGCAGGACGAACACGTCGTCCCCGTCGTGCACCGCGAACGGCCGCAGGTCGACGTGGCGGGGCCGGATGCCGTGCTCGACCAGGGTCGGGACCGTCGACAGCGAGATGACCGGCTGGGCGATCCACGCCCGCGGGTCGAGCAGGATCTTGGTGCGGAGCTCCTCGAGCTCCTCCTTGGACGCGGCCGGGCCGATGACGATGCCCTTGCCGCCGGAGCCGTCGACCGGCTTGAGCACGAGCTCGTCCAGCCGGTCGAGGACCTCCTCGCGCTGATCGGCCTCACCCATCCGCCACGTGTCGACGTTGCGCAGGATCGGCTCCTCGGAGAGGTAGTAGCGGATCAGGTCCGGCACGTAGGTGTAGAGCAGCTTGTCGTCCGCGACGCCGTTGCCGACCGCGTTCGCGATCGTCACGTGACCCGCGCGGGCGGCGTTGATGATGCCCGGCACGCCGAGCGCGGAGTCGGGGCGGAACTGCACCGGGTCGAGGAACTCGTCGTCGATGCGGCGGTAGATCACGTGGACCGGCTCGAGGCCCTGGGTCGTGCGCATCATGACCCGGCCGGAGCGGCAGACCAGGTCGCGGCCCTCGACGAGCTCGACTCCCATCGTGCGCGCCAGCAGGGTGTGCTCGAAATAGGCCGAGTTGTAGACACCGGGCGTCAGCACGACGACGGTGGGATCGCTGACGCCGGCGGGGGCGGCCTTGCGCAGCGCCGCGAGCAGCCGCTGGGAGTACTGCGAGACCGGACGGATGCGGTGGTCCGCGAAGACCTCGGGCAGCGCCGCGGACAGCGCGCGCCGGTTCGTCATCACGTACGAGACGCCGGACGGGACGCGGACGTTGTCCTCCAGCACCCGGAAGTCGCCGTTGCCGTCACGGATCAGGTCGACGCCAGCGACGTGGACCCGCACGCCGTTGGCGGGCTCGAGGCCCGCGACGACGCGGTGGTAGTGCGGGGAGGTGACGACTGTTTCACGGGGAACAACGCCGTCGGCGAACAGTTCCCCCGGCCCGTACGCGTCGGCGAGGAACTTCTCGAGGGCCAGGACGCGCTGCCGGACGCCGCGCTCGACGTGGTCCCAGTCCTCGGCCTCGATGAGCCGCGGGACGATGTCGAGCGGGAACGGCCGCTCCTCGCCCTCGACGCCGAACGTCACGCCCTGCTCGAGGTACGAGGAGGCGAGCGAGTCGGCCCGCAGGCGCACCTCGTCGGCGCCCATCTTCTCGAACGAGGCATGC
Above is a genomic segment from Aeromicrobium chenweiae containing:
- a CDS encoding circularly permuted type 2 ATP-grasp protein; protein product: MFEGSEVRPSYGQVHASFEKMGADEVRLRADSLASSYLEQGVTFGVEGEERPFPLDIVPRLIEAEDWDHVERGVRQRVLALEKFLADAYGPGELFADGVVPRETVVTSPHYHRVVAGLEPANGVRVHVAGVDLIRDGNGDFRVLEDNVRVPSGVSYVMTNRRALSAALPEVFADHRIRPVSQYSQRLLAALRKAAPAGVSDPTVVVLTPGVYNSAYFEHTLLARTMGVELVEGRDLVCRSGRVMMRTTQGLEPVHVIYRRIDDEFLDPVQFRPDSALGVPGIINAARAGHVTIANAVGNGVADDKLLYTYVPDLIRYYLSEEPILRNVDTWRMGEADQREEVLDRLDELVLKPVDGSGGKGIVIGPAASKEELEELRTKILLDPRAWIAQPVISLSTVPTLVEHGIRPRHVDLRPFAVHDGDDVFVLPGGLTRVALPEGELIVNSSRGGGSKDTWVLARPTDPDDEGDAPPTATPVTGISQSAGPALDGDVPELQVHEQEQQQQQGDAQAGDRTC